The DNA segment GATGCCACAGGGTGCTGAGGTAGACTATGGTGGTATGCTTGACCTGGAAGATCCGCTTCCCCACGTCCTTCACGTGGATGCTCATCTCCGACAGTTCACCACCGACCGAGTCTGCATGATCCTCTATGAACCGAAGCTGGTCGAAATGGTCATTGCAGTTCTCGTCCAACAGCCGTATCAGGAAGAGGGTCCTTTTCTCCGACAGGGTCAGAGCGGGGCCCATTTTCTTCAGATAGGTGTCGGCATAGCGTGAGAATTGCACAAGATGGGATGCCGCCACCCCATGTATGGTGAGTATCAGATTGTCCTTGACCAGGAAGTATGACGGCTCGATCTCCGGGTCGGGCCTTTCCACTCTCACTGAAGGTATCCGCATGCCGAGCTCTGTCTCCAGGTCTACGTATTCTGAGAGCTTGTCGGACCGGAGAGAATCCAGCATCACCTTGGAGAAACCGAAGCCCAGAGCCACTTCATCGGCGTCCTCGATGTCCGACGCCGTGTGGTCCACCCATGTGAACGTTCCCAGCGCCACCATTTCGATGGCCTTCGACATGACCAGATCGTATTGCTTTGTGATGCCCCCGGAGGGCTGGACGCTCACCAATATGGTGGTGGAAACACCTGGAGTCGAGCGGGTCCCGTTGACGCGACATAGATCCCCGACCGGGATCGATTCCCGAACCTCATTCACGTCCATCCGATCCGCTCCATGATCATGTCAATTGGTGAACTCGTCCGCCTTTTTCGGAAGGTTGACCCGCTTCTTCACCCACCAATAGGCCAGGAGGGTGGAGTTCACCGTGGCGATGGTGATCACCCCCAGTGTCCACACCAGGGTCCGAAGGTCCACATTCAGGGCAAAACCGAAAATTGTGGCCAAGGTGTTTGGAACCAGGACGGCCGTGCCCAGGATCGTAAGCCAGGTCATGGTCAGCGACATCCGGTTGTTGAGGATCTGCAATTGGTTGTTGTACAACGACTGCAAGACCTCCAGACCGGATGCCAACACCTCGGACATGTGCTCTGACAGAGATATCTGCCTGTTCAGGTCATCCGCCAATAGACCGATCTTGTTCAGGACCTTCTGGTTGTCGGTGATCGTATCAGCATCGCCGTAGCGAAGGGAGTTGACCACGTCGAGGGTGCGCCAGAGGGTGTTCAGGTAAGTGATAAGCGAGTGTTTCATACCATAGATCTGTTTCCCCACCTGGGTCCGGGGCGAGCTCGGATCCACCAGGACCTGGCTCATCTCATCTGCCTGTTCCTCGATCTCCCGAAGCTGTTCGAAGTTCCTGGTGTTGTTCTCGTCCAATATGCGGAAGAGGGTCATGGTGAGCTTGTCCTCGGCCGGCATGACCTCCGGGAGCTTCTTCAGGTAAATGTCCGCGTAACGGGAGAATTGGACCAGCCTCTGCACATCGCTGTCATGGATGGTCAGGATGAGGTTCTTCTTGACCAGGATCAGAAGAGGGAACACTGTCAGCTCGAGGCCCCTGACCCGCACGGCCGGCACCATTATCCCCAATTCCGTCTCACGGTCCTCGTAGGCCGCATAATATCCTTTCAGCAGGGTCGGGACCAGGGACTCACCGAACCCGTACATGGTGGCGACGGCCGTTCCATCCTTTTCCAGATCGTCCACTCCGCAATTGAGCCATGAAAGGGTTGAGGAATATACCGTAGGAATGAAATCTCCGGGGATCTGGCTGGACGATTTCACCGGCCGATTGCTCCCCTGGGGAATTGAAACGCAGATGACCTTCGCTTTCCCCTTACCGTTCAGCTCCGCCTCGGGTGCCCCGTTCATCGGTCTTGCCGATGCGGCCTCGCCAGGTTTCGATCCGTTCTCCATTGACGTCCCTCCGCGTTTAAATATAAAGGCGACCTGGTATCCGGCAAGGGTGATATACCTTTTTTGGAGAGATTTCTCTATTTAAATTCTAGAATGTCCAGAAACTTCTGGAAAACATCAGTGCAATAGCTCCGATCTAGGTGGAGGAACGGGATCGCATTGTGGATCCCCTCGGCTATCTCAATCCTCTCGGTATCGGTAAGAGATGTTGCAGCCGCCTTCTCTCGAGACCATGCACGGCCCCATCGGGTGCTTAGGATTGCATGCCCTGCCGAACGCCGGACATTCCTTTGACTCTATCAGTCCACGCAACATTTCGGCGCAGCGACAGTTGCCCATGTCCTCCTTGACCTCTGGTGCGGTGGCGAGGATTTTCTCGTGAACGATGCGAGCGTTCTGTCCGTCGAACTCGGGACGAAGCTCTAGGGCGCTCTTGGGTAACATCGGGAAACCGCGCCAGTTCTTATCTACCGTCTCGAACACATCGTCGAGCATCTTGATCGCGATCGGGTTTCCCTCAGGTCTGACCACGCGGGAGTACTCGTTCTCCACCTCGGCCCTGCCTTCGCGGATCTGGGTCACCATCATATAGACTGTGACCAGGATGTCCAAGGGCTCGAACCCGGCGACAACTTGCGGAACATGCATATCCCGGGCGAACCTCTCGAAAGGCTGGGTCCCAATGATGGCAGCCACATGTCCAGGCTGGATCAGGCCATCAATCCGCACCTCGCCCATCCTGAACAATGCGTCCAGGGCAGGCGGGAGGATCCGGTGACAGCTCAAGAAGGTAAGATTCTTAGGTACCCCACTCAGAACCACCGAGGCGGTCGTCGGGCTGGTGGTCTCGAACCCTATGGCCATGAAGACGGCGTCCTTGACCTCCGGGGCGATGCGCAGGGCATCCTCCACAGAATATACCACCCGCACATCAGCACCCTCGGCCTTGGCATCCGCCAGCGATCCGATCGGCGTCGGTACGGTGAGCATGTCGCCGAAGACGGCGATGGTCACGCCGTTCTTCGCCAGTGTAATGGCTTCGACCACTTCCTTGGTGGTGGTGACACAGACCGGACATCCTGGCCCTTGTCGGATTCGTACGCCCACCCCCTTCAGCATCTCCTCCAGGCCGAACTTGACCAGAGTATCCTGATGTGTGCCGCAAACGTGCATGAACTGGAGGTCCAGATCGTATTTGCCGAGATTCTCGATGATCTTCTTGGCTGTGGCTTCCTCTCTGAATCGGAACATTATTTCTCCACCACCTTGATCGATGAAATCCTGCAGCTCTTGCCCTTGACCACCTTGACGCCGGCGCCGCACTTGGGGCAGGAAAGCTTAGGGATGCTGTTATGGAAAGACTCGTCTACATAGTATTCGGCCGGACCCTGGAAACCGCAGGTGGGGCATGAGACCTCGGCCTTTTCGTCCTCGAAGACCAAACTCGATCCCTCCAGCACCGTCTCCCTGGTCATGATCTCATAGGCGAAGGCGAGCTGGTCCTTGCCCAGATAGGTCATTTCCCCTACCACCAGGTTGACCTCTTCCACCTTCTCGATGTCATGCTTCGCCAGTTCCGCCATCACCGCGTCTAGGATGCCGGACATGACCGATACTTCGTGCATTGAAAATGCAAACGGGAAGGTCCTATTTATTTAGTTACTGGCGAAGGGCATTGGATTACGATGGAAAGCCACGCGGACATCTATCGATGTCGATTGACGCCGGAACAATTGCCAATGGTAAATGGTTCCATAGCAACGGCGTCAAATCGGCGGGATAGCACCGAACCTCAGCCAAGAGACCGACCAAATGCTAAATATTCCGAGCTATCAAATTCATTTCGATTACCATGGTGAAGGCCCTTCAGTTCAATTGCCCCTGCGGATTCAGCTTGATCACGCCGAACGGTATGGAAGAATTGATGAAACATGTAACGGCTCACAAATCGGACCGCCATCCAGATATGAACCTGAGCCAAAAACAG comes from the Methanomassiliicoccales archaeon genome and includes:
- the hypD gene encoding hydrogenase formation protein HypD, producing MFRFREEATAKKIIENLGKYDLDLQFMHVCGTHQDTLVKFGLEEMLKGVGVRIRQGPGCPVCVTTTKEVVEAITLAKNGVTIAVFGDMLTVPTPIGSLADAKAEGADVRVVYSVEDALRIAPEVKDAVFMAIGFETTSPTTASVVLSGVPKNLTFLSCHRILPPALDALFRMGEVRIDGLIQPGHVAAIIGTQPFERFARDMHVPQVVAGFEPLDILVTVYMMVTQIREGRAEVENEYSRVVRPEGNPIAIKMLDDVFETVDKNWRGFPMLPKSALELRPEFDGQNARIVHEKILATAPEVKEDMGNCRCAEMLRGLIESKECPAFGRACNPKHPMGPCMVSREGGCNISYRYRED
- a CDS encoding CorA family divalent cation transporter, with protein sequence MENGSKPGEAASARPMNGAPEAELNGKGKAKVICVSIPQGSNRPVKSSSQIPGDFIPTVYSSTLSWLNCGVDDLEKDGTAVATMYGFGESLVPTLLKGYYAAYEDRETELGIMVPAVRVRGLELTVFPLLILVKKNLILTIHDSDVQRLVQFSRYADIYLKKLPEVMPAEDKLTMTLFRILDENNTRNFEQLREIEEQADEMSQVLVDPSSPRTQVGKQIYGMKHSLITYLNTLWRTLDVVNSLRYGDADTITDNQKVLNKIGLLADDLNRQISLSEHMSEVLASGLEVLQSLYNNQLQILNNRMSLTMTWLTILGTAVLVPNTLATIFGFALNVDLRTLVWTLGVITIATVNSTLLAYWWVKKRVNLPKKADEFTN
- a CDS encoding CorA family divalent cation transporter, whose amino-acid sequence is MDVNEVRESIPVGDLCRVNGTRSTPGVSTTILVSVQPSGGITKQYDLVMSKAIEMVALGTFTWVDHTASDIEDADEVALGFGFSKVMLDSLRSDKLSEYVDLETELGMRIPSVRVERPDPEIEPSYFLVKDNLILTIHGVAASHLVQFSRYADTYLKKMGPALTLSEKRTLFLIRLLDENCNDHFDQLRFIEDHADSVGGELSEMSIHVKDVGKRIFQVKHTTIVYLSTLWHLLDVINSLRFGDAELIDDNQKILGRLNLMSEDVARQVELSENMSEVLVSGMDVLQALYNNQLLVINNRMVLALTWMTVLGTALLVPNTLATIFSYVIGLDPPIMIWSVSVILMATALMSTLAYWWTKSWTVVPRSPDEYLA
- the hypA gene encoding hydrogenase maturation nickel metallochaperone HypA translates to MHEVSVMSGILDAVMAELAKHDIEKVEEVNLVVGEMTYLGKDQLAFAYEIMTRETVLEGSSLVFEDEKAEVSCPTCGFQGPAEYYVDESFHNSIPKLSCPKCGAGVKVVKGKSCRISSIKVVEK